Proteins from one Streptomyces sp. NBC_00289 genomic window:
- a CDS encoding IS3 family transposase, whose amino-acid sequence MAVSTRASNSPRWQTSWGCVCRSAAPDNAGTTHSPSRSSPPSRELLDAVSWPSRAAARTAIFDFIEGWYNLHRLHSSLGYRSPAEYETALAA is encoded by the coding sequence GTGGCTGTCAGTACACGAGCCAGCAATTCGCCGCGCTGGCAGACCAGTTGGGGGTGCGTCTGTCGGTCGGCCGCACCGGACAATGCTGGGACAACGCACTCGCCGAGTCGTTCTTCGCCACCGTCAAGGGAGCTGCTCGACGCCGTCTCCTGGCCCAGCCGGGCCGCCGCCCGCACCGCGATCTTCGATTTCATCGAGGGCTGGTACAACTTGCACCGTCTGCACAGCAGCCTCGGCTATCGCAGTCCCGCCGAATACGAGACCGCACTCGCAGCCTGA
- a CDS encoding IS3 family transposase, giving the protein MESMGKKKPRPRRSFTPEFKAEIVELCRRGDRSVGQIAKDFDLTETAVRDWVKQAEVDAGERDGLTSSEREELAALRRENRRLREDVDILKRATAFFAKETR; this is encoded by the coding sequence ATGGAGAGCATGGGGAAGAAGAAGCCTCGCCCTCGTCGCTCGTTCACGCCGGAGTTCAAGGCGGAGATCGTCGAGCTGTGTCGACGCGGTGACCGCTCGGTCGGTCAGATCGCCAAGGACTTCGATCTGACCGAGACCGCGGTGCGTGACTGGGTGAAGCAGGCCGAGGTCGATGCGGGCGAGCGGGACGGCCTGACCAGCAGCGAACGTGAGGAACTGGCCGCACTGCGGCGGGAGAACCGCCGTCTGCGTGAGGACGTCGACATCCTCAAGCGGGCCACGGCTTTCTTCGCGAAGGAGACCCGGTGA